From the genome of Tenericutes bacterium MZ-XQ:
CAAACATCGCTTATTTAAAGATATGGTTTATGGCAATTTAAGATTGGTTGATGATAAAAACAGGATTCGACTTGATCACAAAGAGTTAGATCCTAAAGTCCAAGAGGAAGTTAAACGTTTTATGGACACTATTAAAGGTGAAGAGATCTTTAATTTAAATGGCACAAAAGCCTTTATTAGAGAATTTTATAACATTAACGGATTCAATGTACCTGGTGTTGATGATAACCAAGATATTAACATTGAAACATTGCTCGAGACTTATAAAACCGAAGATTATGATTACTAAAAGCGTCTATTGACGCTTTTTTTATAAAAAAAAATCCACTTCATGTGGATTTACACTAATACTATTTTATCTTGACCTCTCATAGGAGCGATCCTATCTAATCAATTATTCTATATTTATAATAACGAACAATCATAACGCATTTTTTCATTGTCCACTAGATTTTGAGTCTGGCACGTCTACCAATGTAGCATTTTGAAGCTTAGAACTGTGTATGATAAATATTACTATCTATTTTTTTTGATATACCATGTTGGTATGATTTCCTTTAAATTCTCATACCAATCTAAAATTTCATACATTTGGTTAAGCATCACTTGATATTGTTCTTTGTTTAATGCTAAGCCCCAAGGTAGTGAAGAAATCGTATTATTTGATATATATAAAAGCAATAATTTCCAAAACTCATCTGGAATATCATGCTGAAAATAACCGTCAATCATACCACTAGCAAACTCATGAGACTCTTGTGCAGACCATACAATTCGATTAAACTCTTCCCAAGGATCACCAAAATCATGTTTTTCAAAATCAATAATGACCAATTTTTCAGTTTCATCAAGCATGAAATTGCCCACATGGTAATCTCCATGATGCATCGTTTGGGGTCTATTCAACAACAAATCTCTGTGACTATTAACATAATTGATAAACAATTCTATTTCAGGAACTTCTAGTTTACTATCTCTATAGCGTTTGATTTTATGATCTATTTTTTTATTAAATTTTTCTGCCCAAAGATCACTGTTTGCTTCCATATCAATGGTATGTATTTTTTTTAAATACTCACCTGAAATCATACCTAAACGATACTTATCCTCTTTTGAAAATGTATGTAAAACATCATTCAGGTCTTTACCATTTACATACGTGTAAAAAGCGTGTACATTGTTTTTAACCACTTTATAATCCACTGGCTTACAAATTGGAATAGATAAATCATCAACTCTTCTCATAAAGGCAATCATACGCTCAACTCTTGATTGTTGTTGAATAGGAGATATCCTTAAAAAACATGTTTGTGATTGATAAGTTACAAGGTATTTTTCATCGTTTGACCAACCTTTGTTCACTTTAGTCATGTCATCGTAAATTTTTTCCAATGTTCTCATCCTCTCTAATAGCATATAAAAAAATAAAAAGATGCTGATTGATTAACATCTTTAAGTATAAAAGTTTGGTCCCCGCGGCCGGGCTCGAACCAGCACGGATTATTCATCCACCAGATTTTGAGTCTGGCACGTCTACCAATTTCATCACGCGGGGTTTTTTAAGTTTGCTAAATACAGCAAACTTATCATAACATTTTATTTTTATTTTTTCAATAGGTTCTACATTTCTTTTAATGCTTTAATACCTAATAATCTCAATCCTTCATTAAGGACGATTTGAATCGATCTTGCAAACATCAAATTAGCATTTAAAACCTTTTGATCTTCAACAGCAATACGTTCTTTGCCATAAAAACTATTAAAGCTTTGGGCAAGACTCATAATATATTTCGAAATAACACTTGGTGCATACAAGTCTCTTGCACGATGTAAGATATTTGGAAACTGTGCGAGTTGTTTAACAATTTCAAAATAATGGTCTTGTTCATATACACTTTCATCAGCAAGATCAATATCGATATCATATCCTTTAAGAATAGATTCAATACGAACGCTACTATATTGTAAATAAGGTCCAGTTTGTCCTTCAAACTTGAGCATGTTTTCCAAATTGAAATCAACATCTAAATGTCTTTCATTTTTTAAGTCGTTATAAATAATAGCGCCAATCGCAACATTTTTGGCAACTTCATCCTGATTTTTTAAGTTAGGGTTCTTACTCATGATGGCTTCTTTTGCTAGTTCTATTGCTTGTTTAATGACTTCTTCTAAGCGTTTAAACTTACCGCCACGGGTTGACATTTTTTTTCCATCGATTAAGACTAAACCAAAATTGATGTGCTCGATATCAAAATCGTATCCCATTAGATCTGTCAATTTTTTTAATTGTTTAAAATGAAGTTGTTGCTCATTACCTACAACATATAAGAGTTTATTAGCACCATAAGTCTGGTGACGATATAAAATTGCTGCTAAATCTCTTGTGATATATAAAGTTGCTCCATCGCTTCTTTTAACGAGTGCTGGTGGCATATCTTCACCTAAATCAACGATCGTTGCTCCATCATCAATTTTAAGTAGATTTTTAAGCTCTAACTCAGCAACAGCAGTTTCCATCTTATCATTGTAAAAAGACTCACCAGCAAATGAATCAAATGATACATTTAATAGTTCATACATATCCATAAACTCTTTTAAAGATTCTTCTTTAAACCACTGCCAAAGTTTAGTATATGTTTCATTACCTTCTTCAAGTGCTTTAAAAACATCTCTTGCTTGCTGTTCTAATGTATCATCTACTTTTTCTTCATCGTGAAATTTAACATATAGTTTTTGCATTTCAGCAATTGGATTTTTTTCTAAGTCTTCTTTGTTGCCCCATTTTTGATAAGCAACAATCATTTTACCAAACTGTGTACCCCAGTCACCTAAATGGTTAACAGCGACAGTTTCATATCCTAATTTTTTATGAATGAGGTTAATTGAATTACCAATCATGGTTGATCTTAAATGTCCAACACCAAAACTTTTTGCAATGTTTGGCGAAGAATAGTCCATCACTACAGTTTCCTTTTTTTCTAATAACTGATCACCATAATGCTCTTGTTTTTCATAGATGTTTTTCAATATCATTTTAGATAAAGATTTTCTTTCTAAATAAATATTTAAAAAACCATTCATGAACTCAACTCTAGCTACATGTTCTACTTTAACATCTTGTTCAATTTTGTCAAAAACCATCTTAGGATTCATTTTCCATAGTTTTGATAAACTGAAAAGAGGAACTGCTAGATCCGCAAATCCACGTTTTGGTTCTTCAACGATTAAGTCTTCGATACCATGTATAGATTCAATTTTTTGCTTAATGCTTTGTTTAATTGTTTCAATCATTTTTTATCTTCCTTATTAAAAAAAGCACGCGAGTGCTTTTTATTATGCGTTAAGTAAATCAATAACTTCTTCGTAGAAATCTCTAACACTACGGTTTAACAATTGCGTATCTTCAGCACTTACCACTTCAAATTGATATAAAATTTCACCATTTTGGAACATGATAAGTTGTGGTGTTGTTTCTGCTATACCTTCATAAGCTGCGATAAAATTCTCAAATTGTGTTGGATTAATTGATGGATCATAATATTTAATCTCATCTACATATTCTGAAAAATTAAGAGATTCATAATATTTTTGAAATGCACCAATGTGTGCTTGACATGATGTACAACTTGGCGCACCAATATAAACTAATACTAGTTCTTCTTCTGGAATAATTTTGTCTAATCCTTTTTTAAACAATGTTGATTTATACTCTACTTTTGTAAATGGATGATCTTCTGTAAAATCATTGGTAGCATATAACTCATATTGATTATATATCACTTCTTTTTCTGATGGTTGTAAAACAACGATTAATGCAATTACTAATACGAAAAAGCCAACAATTGCGGAAATTGTTATTGGATGTACTTT
Proteins encoded in this window:
- a CDS encoding arginine--tRNA ligase; its protein translation is MIETIKQSIKQKIESIHGIEDLIVEEPKRGFADLAVPLFSLSKLWKMNPKMVFDKIEQDVKVEHVARVEFMNGFLNIYLERKSLSKMILKNIYEKQEHYGDQLLEKKETVVMDYSSPNIAKSFGVGHLRSTMIGNSINLIHKKLGYETVAVNHLGDWGTQFGKMIVAYQKWGNKEDLEKNPIAEMQKLYVKFHDEEKVDDTLEQQARDVFKALEEGNETYTKLWQWFKEESLKEFMDMYELLNVSFDSFAGESFYNDKMETAVAELELKNLLKIDDGATIVDLGEDMPPALVKRSDGATLYITRDLAAILYRHQTYGANKLLYVVGNEQQLHFKQLKKLTDLMGYDFDIEHINFGLVLIDGKKMSTRGGKFKRLEEVIKQAIELAKEAIMSKNPNLKNQDEVAKNVAIGAIIYNDLKNERHLDVDFNLENMLKFEGQTGPYLQYSSVRIESILKGYDIDIDLADESVYEQDHYFEIVKQLAQFPNILHRARDLYAPSVISKYIMSLAQSFNSFYGKERIAVEDQKVLNANLMFARSIQIVLNEGLRLLGIKALKEM